In Candidatus Binatus sp., the sequence CATTACTCCTGACGACCGTCAGGCCATCGACAGCTAGATGTTTGAGTCAACCAACCCCAACCGGGACATGCTAAAGTTGGCTGTCCACTGAGTTCAGCGCGCTCTTGATGTTCGTACCCAAGAGCTCGTAGCCGGCGAACACCACGACTGCGACTGCGGCGAGGATCAACGCGTATTCCGCCATCGTCTGACCGCGCTGATACTCCCGGATCCGAACGATAAACTTGCTGAGCGCATCCATACCTTCCTCTCCTTGTCTGATTAATTTTTATGTGGGGTGGCGGATGGGTTATT encodes:
- a CDS encoding Flp family type IVb pilin; the encoded protein is MDALSKFIVRIREYQRGQTMAEYALILAAVAVVVFAGYELLGTNIKSALNSVDSQL